A region of Vitis vinifera cultivar Pinot Noir 40024 chromosome 13, ASM3070453v1 DNA encodes the following proteins:
- the LOC109123713 gene encoding uncharacterized protein LOC109123713: MQKKDGSYDDVVLLDELMKESQESGISYSGSNDILSQALGTPEYTGRVRAKGKHYTPGRYFNSMSERVVRDILKATQERQAKFEADVLARLSQIGVATPQSDVSSSNMKSKLLLLPEVVEKPIRKVEEETLPVKIEPHMKARKCELAVGTRENTVAGGTIVMDCGPNYLVVLDAPYESNTPLPIPIPGQATTVGAAVGYQVLWPTHLVNLSTKFIKGSQKGKRQKTTENDLKIGENPQDINNFDALVGLMLNEGKAQGVEVPNDVFGESFKTFLMKEDMDMIISFKEVSANCVIYYIWHLQKKLSDARLTERFAFINPALVSKAGMGETTKENRSRLIANRLMHAKCADYIFIPYNPNFHWVLVALDMRTMTAYYLDPIQKQPCDDLKEIVNMALRIHPPEKQRSSKREPTWVKVVMPSFQSSKSCRSHFDDSQKFSSHDK, encoded by the exons ATGCAAAAAAAAGATGGCAGCTATGATGATGTGGTCCTACTG GATGAATTGATGAAAGAGTCTCAAGAGAGTGGCATAAGCTATAGTGGGAGCAATGACATACTTTCTCAAGCACTAGGTACTCCTGAGTATACTGGTCGGGTTCGAGCTAAAGGGAAGCACTACACGCCTGGACGCTATTTCAATAGTATGTCAGAACGTGTTGTGAGGGATATTTTAAAAGCAACTCAAGAACGTCAAGCTAAGTTTGAGGCTGATGTGTTAGCGAGACTATCTCAGATAGGAGTTGCTACACCACAATCCGATGTGAGTAGTTCCAACATGAAATCAAAACTGTTGCTTCTACCAGAAGTAGTGGAGAAACCAATTCGTAAAGTTGAGGAGGAGACCTTACCTGTGAAAATAGAACCACACATGAAG GCAAGAAAATGTGAGTTGGCAGTAGGGACCAGAGAAAATACAGTGGCTGGTGGAACAATTGTAATGGATTGTGGTCCCAACTACCTAGTTGTTTTGGATGCTCCCTATGAGTCAAATACACCGCTTCCTATTCCCATTCCTGGACAAGCTACAACAGTTGGAGCGGCAGTGGGCTACCAAGTTTTATGGCCAACCCATTTAGTCAATTTGAGTACTAAATTCATTAAG GGATCTCAAAAAgggaaaagacaaaaaacaacaGAAAATGACTTGAAAATTGGTGAAAACCCTCAAGATATCAACAATTTTGATGCATTAGTAGGTCTCATGCTAAATGAGGGGAAAGCACAAGGTGTGGAGGTCCCAAATGATGTATTTGGCGAGAGTTTTAAGACCTTCCTTATGAAAGAAGACATGGATATGATAATTTCATTTAAGGAAGTGTCGGCTAATTGTGTCATATATTATATAtg GCACCTACAGAAAAAGCTAAGTGATGCAAGGCTCACCGAACGATTTGCTTTTATCAATCCAGCTTTAGTCTCTAAAGCTGGAATGGGTGAGACAACAAAGGAAAATAGGTCAAGGTTGATTGCAAATCGTTTAATGCATGCAAAGTGTGCTGACTACATTTTTATTCCATATAACCCTAa TTTCCACTGGGTCTTGGTGGCATTGGATATGAGGACAATGACTGCGTACTACCTTGATCCGATTCAAAAGCAACCATGTGATGATCTTAAGGAAATTGTTAACAT GGCACTACGAATTCATCCACCAGAGAAACAAAGATCATCAAAGAGGGAGCCGACATGGGTAAAAGTAGTG ATGCCCTCATTTCAGTCCAGTAAGAGTTGTAGATCACATTTTGACGATTCTCAGAAGTTCTCATCTCatgataa GTAA
- the LOC104881334 gene encoding protein FAR1-RELATED SEQUENCE 5 yields the protein MEKTIKQKFEVKAEDVVNDDAYIGGTYKLGGNGWEEKVLKGISVEEVCKMQFACIDEAETFYNMLAKLTGFSIRKNDLKRDKNGDIISRKWVCSKEGHRATKFFENDNRQREPRSLTRVECEAAFRIGLNRKYGKWIVKEFIREHNHKLVDPISRQFLHSHRTVSNPEKAQVDVLRQVGVKTTQIIDYMVKQSGGHEHVDFTQKDIYNHVDAMRRSEIKDSDTEAALAYLCGNAEMDSSFFYKFNIDEESRLANLFWVDSTARMDYACFGDVLAFDTTYRTNAYKKPLVVLVLETFLDAMMNKKPISVVTDGDKAMRKAIKKVLPDMCHRLCSWHLQRNAFTNVYIKDFSSIFARCMFMHGNEEEFEKVWHEMVANLGLNENCWVTEIYGKRKRWAEVYLRGNFFGGMRTTQRCESMNAYLNRFLKIRLRQYEFVQQFDRAILRIR from the exons ATGGAGAAAACAATCAAGCAGAAGTTTGAAGTGAAAGCGGAGGACGTTGTCAATGACGATGCATATATAGGTGGAACTTACAAGCTGGGTGGAAACGGTTGGGAAGAGAAAGTGTTGAAGGGTATTTCAGTTGAAGAAGTATGCAAAATGCAATTCGCTTGCATAGACGAGGCTGAAACATTTTACAACATGTTAGCAAAACTAACCGGATTTAGTATTcgaaaaaatgatttgaagcGAGACAAGAATGGAGATATAATATCTCGAAAGTGGGTGTGTTCCAAAGAAGGACATCGAGCGACAAAGTTTTTTGAGAATGACAATCGACAGCGTGAGCCACGATCGTTGACTAGAGTTGAATGTGAAGCTGCATTTCGTATAGGCTTGAATAGAAAATATGGAAAGTGGATTGTAAAGGAATTTATAAGAGAACATAATCATAAGTTGGTCGATCCTATTAGCAGACAATTCCTTCACTCTCATCGAACAGTAAGTAATCCAGAAAAGGCACAAGTTGATGTTTTGCGTCAAGTAGGTGTTAAAACCACACAAATTATAGACTATATGGTCAAACAATCAGGGGGACATGAGCACGTCGATTTCACACAAAAAGATATATACAATCACGTTGATGCAATGCGTAGAAGTGAAATTAAAGACAGTGATACAGAAGCGGCATTGGCTTATCTGTGTGGAAATGCAGAAatggattcttcatttttttataaattcaacatTGATGAAGAAAGTCGACTAGCAAATTTGTTTTGGGTTGATTCAACTGCTCGAATGGATTATGCGTGTTTTGGAGATGTCCTAGCATTTGACACAACCTATAGGACAAATGCCTATAAAAAGCCTCTAGTAGTGTTG GTGTTGGAGACATTTCTTGATGCAATGATGAATAAGAAACCCATATCTGTTGTAACCGATGGGGATAAAGCTATGCGTAAGGCAATTAAAAAAGTATTACCCGATATGTGTCATCGATTGTGTTCATGGCATTTGCAACGAAATGCATTCACGAATGTGTATATTAAGGACTTCTCAAGCATCTTTGCAAGGTGCATGTTCATGCATGGGAAtgaagaagaatttgaaaaggtTTGGCATGAAATGGTTGCAAATTTGGGACTTAATGAGAATTGTTGGGTGACCGAGATATATGGGAAACGTAAAAGATGGGCAGAGGTGTATTTACGTGGAAATTTCTTTGGAGGGATGAGAACCACACAAAGGTGTGAGAGTATGAATGCATATCTAAATAGATTCTTAAAAATTCGCTTGCGACAGTATGAGTTTGTACAACAATTTGATAGAGCCATACTGAGAATACGGTAA
- the LOC104881320 gene encoding uncharacterized protein LOC104881320, translated as MEMDKTFQQLKTHLIDMAYGASSSSCDQILAKFEENYTTVKGLFLRSSGKPLRMHKEGTKNDILSCERSLEDTNNMNVNEHYLHTLSNEKLCTEDLNEKNEDACATSIEVHIIPDENQNILPLPIKRSRRDYGKEPLRALCGYPNHIMKTRTSRERKPSKFKVSPFVHNLRKMVKREASE; from the exons ATGGAGATGGATAAAACCTTTCAACAATTAAAGACACATCTAATTGATATGGCTTATGGTGCAAGTAGTAGTAGTTGTGATCAAATTTTGGCTAAATTTGAGGAGAATTATACTACAGTGAAAGGTCTCTTCCTTAGGTCAAGCGGAAAACCTTTGAGAATGCACAAGGAAGGAACGAAGAATGACATTCTCTCATGCGAGAGAAGTTTGGAAGATACGAACAATATGAATGTGAATGAACATTATCTTCACACTTTGTCAAATGAAAAGTTATGCACCGAGGACTTGAATGAaaagaatgaagatgcatgTGCTACATCAATTGAAGTGCATATCATTCCAGacgaaaatcaaaatattttaccacTTCCAATCAAAAGGAGTAGAAGAGATTATGGAAAG GAACCATTACGAGCACTATGTGGTTATCCTAATCATATCATGAAAACACGTACATCAAGGGAGAGGAAACCAAGTAAATTCAAGGTCTCCCCGTTTGTACACAATTTAAGGAAGATGGTAAAACGTGAAGCATCAGAG tga